CTTCTCCCAACATGCCCTAAGAACATAGGGTCACGCTCATCATAACACTCTTTTTGGCTTGGTTCATAAAAGAAATATTAAGTTTATACAGAAAAAGGGCTCAAGAACAAGTTTGTAACTAAACTGTCCAGCGCCCTTGTTGTCTGTTTTTTCGGTATTAAACTAACTCGATAATTACCATTGGTGCACCATCGCCGCGGCGTGGTCCAAGTTTCATAATACGAGTGTATCCACCTTGGCGCTCTGAATAACGTGGAGCGATATCAGTGAAAAGTTTTTGTAGTGCATCTGTACCTTTTTCAGCATCAGCAACTTCGTTACGTACGTAAGAAGCAGCTTGACGGCGAGCATGTAAGTCACCACGTTTACCTAGAGTGATCATTTTCTCAACAGTACCACGAAGTTCCTTCGCGCGAGTTTCTGTTGTCTCAATGCGCTCATTGATAATTAAATCTGTAGTTAAATCACGAAGCATAGCTTTACGCTGTGCGCTTGTGCGTCCTAACTTTCTGTATGCCATGAAGGGTTCCCTCCTTTGTTGAAGTCATTAAACGGATTAGTTAGTAATAAAACAGACTAATTAGTCATCCTTACGTAAGCCTAATCCAAGCTCTTCTAGTTTTGCCTTCACTTCTTCAAGTGATTTACGGCCTAAGTTACGTACTTTCATCATATCTTCTTCAGTTTTATTAGCTAGTTCCTGAACAGTATTGATTCCGGCACGCTTTAAGCAGTTATATGAACGAACGGATAAATCCAGTTCTTCGATCGTCATTTCAAGGACTTTTTCTTTTTGATCCTCTTCTTTTTCGATCATAATCTCAGCATTTTGTGCTTCGTCAGTTAAACCAACGAAAATGTTTAAATGCTCGGTTAAAATCTTTGAACCAAGAGCAATAGCTTCTTTAGGCCCTGTGCTACCATCTGTCCAAACATCAAGCGTTAGCTTATCATAGTTTGTCATTTGACCCACACGAGTATTTTCTATCTGATAAGACACACGAGAAACAGGAGTGAAAATAGAATCGATTGGTATTACACCAATTGGCTGATCTTCACGCTTATTTTGCTCAGCTGGAGTGTAACCACGTCCACGCTTAGCTGTTAAACGCATGCGAAGGTGACCAC
This genomic stretch from Neobacillus niacini harbors:
- the rplQ gene encoding 50S ribosomal protein L17 is translated as MAYRKLGRTSAQRKAMLRDLTTDLIINERIETTETRAKELRGTVEKMITLGKRGDLHARRQAASYVRNEVADAEKGTDALQKLFTDIAPRYSERQGGYTRIMKLGPRRGDGAPMVIIELV
- a CDS encoding DNA-directed RNA polymerase subunit alpha, giving the protein MIEIEKPKIETVEINDDAKYGKFVVEPLERGYGTTLGNSLRRILLSSLPGAAVTSIQVDGVLHEFSTIEGVVEDVTSIILNIKKLALKIYSDEEKTLEIDVQGEGPVKAGNITHDSDVEILNPDLHIATLASSGHLRMRLTAKRGRGYTPAEQNKREDQPIGVIPIDSIFTPVSRVSYQIENTRVGQMTNYDKLTLDVWTDGSTGPKEAIALGSKILTEHLNIFVGLTDEAQNAEIMIEKEEDQKEKVLEMTIEELDLSVRSYNCLKRAGINTVQELANKTEEDMMKVRNLGRKSLEEVKAKLEELGLGLRKDD